TCATGTTGTCGTGTCAATTTATATCATGATGTTGAGTTGATGACCCTATTTTATTGCCTTGTTCAATCAAATCACCGAAACGTGCAAATAAACACAACTTCACTAAgcaaaaaataatccaaagaCTACTTCcaagtgtattaaaaatgtgtatGACAATTGATTTAGCAAGTATGTATACTATGAGTCTCTATTTCCATCACGAATTTAAAgaaacattaatatttttaaaaataatcgaaATCTAAGGGTCTGGTCTAGTGGCAAGGGACTGTTCTTCCTTAACCAAATAATTAGGGGATCGATCATTGTCTTTGGGTATGAAGCAGCTTTAAATCCTTAAATCAGTTGTTCCATCCTTCAAGGTTCCTACAAATCAGCACGAAGAGTAGTCACTTGGCACGTCGGTAGATACCCTCGGTCTAATAACAGAAATGGAAGCCCGTTTTTTTCTAGAGATATGAATCTAATACTCCACTAAATCGTTACTCAcattttaagaatataaaactaatagtgttgtttcttaaaaataaaaactactgtatttccatttttgttcaacctttaaaaacataaactttcaattttagaaagtAGATCatacaatccactaacactacttccaatattttttttcttcttgtaacttactttactcaattctctctcacttaccaattgtgcattaaaagtttcaaaaaatattattttttaaagatgaGGTAGTATAAAATGGGATCCAACCATAGtgaaataatttcttaaatcaaaATGGATGTTTAAATAGTGGAGACGagagtagtataaaatttaaataaaaaatgagaaaaattggCAGATGGAAACAATAAATTGGTAATGGAAAAAGGTGGCCATTATTGAAAGCTATCCACCTTTTCACATCGATCTACCAATGCCGGCgagaaatcaatcaaaatcgGCTGCGCCACCTATCGCAGAGCCTACTGCTCACGCCCAACCACCTTCCTCTAAATCACACCTACCTCCTTCAAACGCCGCTGCATCATTATCCTAATTCACATCACATCGCTCTATCTCTATATCTACGCTCTCGCTTCCCCTCTCCAATACCTTTCCAGATCCAAAATGAATTACCAGCAGCCCAAGGAGAGGAAGCTCAATTCCAAGCTCGACCGCGAGGTCACCTACGAGGAGTGCCGCAAAAACCACGCCGCCAGCATCGGCAAGTACGCCGTCGACGGCTGCTGCGAGTTCATGCCTGCCGGCGAGGACGGCACCGCCGCCGCCTTGAGGT
The genomic region above belongs to Salvia hispanica cultivar TCC Black 2014 chromosome 3, UniMelb_Shisp_WGS_1.0, whole genome shotgun sequence and contains:
- the LOC125211881 gene encoding mini zinc finger protein 1-like, with amino-acid sequence MNYQQPKERKLNSKLDREVTYEECRKNHAASIGKYAVDGCCEFMPAGEDGTAAALRCAACNCHRNFHKKGFSNWG